Proteins encoded in a region of the Sporocytophaga myxococcoides DSM 11118 genome:
- a CDS encoding PKD domain-containing protein, with amino-acid sequence MNQKLLLTLILISFKVTMYAQVSFMKVYPNNEFVSYDPSTISVAFQTDDGGYMLVANTIDNYEVDGILIKVDASGEVQWHKGFGKPDVIDHVVSGLQNRDGEYIIATTYDLVSKIYDEEVNLWRFDKNGNIITERTITYSGICCWDFSVGKILETSDGNYIFPNKQFGISTNTLGIIKVNKNGEEIWRNGFIIYDGVVNGVHESSTGDIFVYGGMGDGFVRKIDANGTALLHKYFHHPSSLANSTSSIPAIIEQTDGFLFPVNFTGENGSSTWLVKTNFNLDTIWTKTLPGTGFINGMVQNKSGRIILLGSTTNAGSDADINTILLDENYNIRTSNSFGTDNVDKITYFNKTSDGSFIVSGVSNASNSTSKDLLLLVLDSDACIRPVADFVTERESDQTGATILFKDNSKFNKTGSSAFTWQWNFGDGSTATDQDYRHTFEKQGNYIVTLVVDNGCSKDTVRKSINAACIGEPDRFSVKDTLLDVVLNYNAPSATFLNWDLGDGTTASGKEVVHRYESSGVYNVCLSTDNTCGQIRICDSVKVICPKPVLNIGNDKIACAGALVNLNASGSGYSYVWSTKETTSGITVSSSGDYWVEVKNSCGTIARDTVSVSFVTPPEIVLDDVPAVCQGEEYIFKIPNPDNYNFSWYINGAFAASGNEFSYKYTNAGEYQVKVVVSNGDCSASDSVIIKVNKIKVCKPYCVPAYSKGTTTGNYIQTIILNTINNSNSGYYGGPSYTDYYNTFETNLTVGKNYGLTTVFGGSGTDYFAVWIDLNQDGIFDNSTERMFGNVAGAGTSTYYFSLPSNTLLGETVMRVRMMNATASYLVDPCTTAIQGETEDYKVVIVPDCSLLKLTGTVTDESCAGGNGAVDVSASGGSAPYTYSWSSDAKTEDLTGLSSGTYSVTVKDDKGCTLTKSWSVKKGNNMMTVSIDTASATEGLCNGIATVNVINTSGGTITYLWNKGLSSSRSHNDLCPGTYEVRVSNTSGCSVVKEVIVGTKMISSIDRREAVSMLEIYPNPFSDDILNFEVMSDEEDAKLSLRTLSGLAVIEDESISLMSGLNKMTFSTGAIKPGVYILSITTSKGSTHRRVIKK; translated from the coding sequence ATGAATCAAAAACTACTTTTAACACTCATTTTAATTTCATTTAAGGTTACTATGTATGCTCAGGTTTCCTTTATGAAGGTATATCCCAACAACGAATTTGTAAGTTATGATCCTTCTACAATTTCTGTTGCATTTCAAACAGACGATGGTGGCTATATGCTTGTTGCAAATACAATCGATAATTATGAGGTGGATGGTATATTGATAAAAGTTGACGCAAGCGGGGAAGTGCAGTGGCATAAAGGATTTGGTAAACCTGATGTTATCGATCATGTGGTATCAGGGCTTCAGAATAGAGATGGCGAATATATAATTGCCACAACCTATGATCTTGTCAGTAAGATTTATGATGAAGAAGTGAATTTGTGGAGGTTTGATAAAAACGGAAATATTATTACCGAAAGAACAATTACCTATTCAGGCATCTGCTGTTGGGATTTTAGTGTCGGAAAGATATTGGAAACTTCAGATGGTAATTATATTTTCCCAAATAAACAATTTGGTATATCCACCAATACTTTAGGGATTATAAAGGTAAATAAGAACGGAGAGGAAATCTGGAGAAATGGTTTTATAATCTATGATGGAGTGGTTAACGGAGTGCATGAATCTTCCACCGGAGACATATTCGTTTATGGAGGCATGGGTGATGGTTTTGTAAGAAAGATAGATGCGAATGGCACTGCACTATTACATAAATATTTTCATCATCCTTCATCACTTGCGAACAGCACTAGTTCTATTCCTGCAATCATTGAACAAACTGACGGGTTTCTTTTTCCTGTAAATTTTACGGGAGAAAATGGAAGTAGTACCTGGCTTGTAAAAACTAATTTTAATCTTGATACTATCTGGACCAAAACATTGCCAGGAACAGGATTTATTAATGGTATGGTACAAAATAAATCCGGACGTATAATTCTTTTAGGTTCTACAACTAACGCCGGATCTGATGCAGACATTAATACGATACTCCTTGATGAAAACTATAATATTCGGACATCAAATAGTTTCGGTACTGATAATGTTGATAAAATCACCTATTTTAATAAGACTTCAGATGGTTCTTTTATTGTCTCTGGCGTTTCTAATGCTTCAAATTCAACTTCTAAAGATCTCTTATTATTAGTGCTGGATAGCGATGCCTGTATAAGACCTGTTGCCGATTTCGTTACAGAAAGAGAAAGTGATCAGACAGGTGCTACTATTTTGTTTAAAGATAATAGTAAGTTTAATAAAACTGGCAGCTCTGCATTCACATGGCAATGGAATTTCGGAGATGGGAGCACTGCAACTGATCAGGATTACAGACATACATTTGAAAAACAGGGAAACTACATTGTTACACTTGTGGTTGACAATGGCTGTAGTAAAGACACTGTCCGAAAATCAATAAATGCAGCATGCATAGGTGAACCCGATAGGTTTAGTGTTAAAGATACTCTTCTTGACGTTGTTTTGAATTACAATGCACCTTCAGCAACATTCCTGAACTGGGATTTGGGGGATGGCACTACAGCATCCGGCAAAGAGGTTGTTCACAGATATGAAAGTTCAGGAGTATACAACGTATGTCTTTCTACTGATAATACTTGTGGACAAATCAGGATCTGTGATTCTGTTAAAGTTATTTGTCCCAAACCAGTCTTGAATATTGGAAATGATAAAATTGCTTGTGCAGGGGCATTGGTTAACCTCAATGCATCTGGCTCGGGTTATTCATACGTTTGGTCAACAAAAGAGACTACTTCAGGAATTACAGTATCTTCTTCCGGAGATTATTGGGTGGAAGTAAAGAATAGCTGTGGGACAATAGCAAGAGATACAGTATCTGTCAGCTTTGTTACTCCTCCGGAAATTGTATTGGATGATGTCCCTGCTGTCTGTCAGGGAGAGGAGTATATATTTAAAATTCCGAATCCAGATAATTATAATTTCTCATGGTATATAAACGGAGCATTTGCAGCTTCAGGAAACGAGTTTTCATATAAGTATACTAACGCAGGCGAGTATCAGGTAAAAGTTGTTGTATCAAATGGAGATTGCTCAGCGAGTGATTCTGTAATAATCAAAGTGAATAAAATTAAGGTATGCAAACCCTATTGTGTTCCTGCATATTCTAAAGGTACAACTACAGGCAACTATATACAGACTATTATTCTGAATACTATCAATAACAGCAATAGCGGATATTACGGCGGACCATCGTACACAGATTATTACAATACATTCGAAACGAATTTAACTGTAGGAAAAAACTATGGTCTGACTACCGTATTCGGAGGAAGCGGAACAGATTACTTTGCAGTATGGATAGATCTTAATCAGGATGGAATATTTGATAATTCAACAGAAAGAATGTTTGGTAATGTAGCCGGAGCCGGAACATCTACCTATTATTTTTCTTTGCCGTCAAATACACTTTTGGGAGAAACAGTGATGCGGGTAAGAATGATGAATGCAACTGCGTCTTATCTGGTAGATCCATGCACTACTGCTATTCAGGGAGAAACGGAAGATTATAAAGTGGTCATAGTTCCTGACTGTTCTCTTTTGAAGCTGACAGGAACAGTAACAGATGAATCTTGTGCCGGCGGAAATGGAGCAGTTGATGTATCAGCTTCAGGAGGAAGTGCTCCTTATACCTACTCATGGAGCAGTGATGCTAAAACAGAGGATCTGACCGGACTTTCTTCCGGTACATATTCGGTAACTGTTAAAGATGATAAAGGATGCACCTTAACTAAAAGCTGGAGCGTCAAAAAGGGAAATAACATGATGACAGTTTCCATTGATACAGCTTCTGCTACAGAAGGCCTCTGCAATGGAATCGCAACTGTAAATGTGATTAATACCTCTGGCGGTACAATAACTTATTTGTGGAATAAAGGACTTTCTTCATCCCGGTCACATAATGATTTATGTCCTGGTACTTATGAAGTAAGAGTAAGTAATACATCTGGATGTTCAGTAGTAAAAGAAGTGATTGTCGGAACTAAAATGATTTCATCAATAGATAGGAGGGAAGCCGTGAGTATGCTTGAAATTTATCCTAATCCTTTTTCTGATGATATACTTAACTTTGAAGTAATGTCTGATGAAGAAGATGCAAAACTATCTCTGAGAACATTGTCTGGTTTGGCTGTCATAGAAGATGAAAGTATATCACTGATGTCAGGTTTAAATAAAATGACTTTTTCAACAGGGGCAATCAAACCAGGTGTTTATATTCTGTCAATCACAACTTCAAAGGGAAGCACTCACAGAAGGGTTATAAAGAAGTAA
- a CDS encoding SMP-30/gluconolactonase/LRE family protein, with protein MRHNSIFKLSIIVYILGFLSTSGYGQVVSTLAGLSLDADGPAAMSGFSSPNGVAIDSKGNVYVAEADNNKIRKISAQGIVSTFAGDGGWGKQDGEGKNARFMYPWGIAIDTEDNVYVSELGGHRVRKITPDGVVSTLAGNGDAGSLDGTGTEARFIAPSSLVVDGTGTVYVADTRNNKIRKITPEGVVSTLAGKNTSGFADGAGADAMFSNPSGIAIDANGNLFVADYYNDKIRKITPDGTVSTFAGSTDGRTNGDLSVAKFSNPYGIAIDAEGNMYIGEEGNNVIRKISKEGIVSTYAGTGGIGDKDGNATSANFYNPHGIAVDAAGNVYVADIRNHKIRKVTQQGIVSTIGGIGYARSVDGTVPNVRFKSPTGVTINEQGIIYIADEIKIRKLTPAGVATTLAGSDKYGSSDGTGAEATFNDIKGITIDAIGNLFVTDDHKIRKITPEGIVTTFAGSDTEGFVDGNGTDALFDNPFGLTIDAKGNLYVADQYNNSIRKITPNGDVSTFAGAKQGGYKDGKGLDARFSSPHGIGIDKNGNLYVADKSNHRIRKINPEGEVSTLAGSMFQESWDGTGASAAFSSAVGICVDSSDNVYVTQTGTANFKIRKVTPSGVVTTLAGKGIPGSLNGPAASVSFNNPVGITIDANYNLYVADQYNFQIRKISLPNDIKVLYADNEVESPVDFGTVKPGKTSPAFTFSIENGTAALKPLFLSGKPLITVSSNDFIIDLSNTSSSVGFGDSTEFSITFKPSTLGLKTATVTIPNNNLDGIDFTFEIKGFSAPFVDGISSSSSSLVSCYPNPASTRVIIESPVEMLLEVYSSDGNKLMEQMMERGENSVNIETLSRGLYLFKMPLIGKSIKVIKN; from the coding sequence ATGAGACATAATTCCATTTTTAAATTATCCATCATTGTTTACATTCTTGGCTTCTTATCCACTTCCGGCTATGGTCAGGTGGTGAGCACTCTGGCCGGTTTGAGTCTTGATGCTGACGGTCCGGCAGCAATGTCCGGGTTTTCTTCACCTAATGGCGTCGCAATAGATTCTAAGGGAAATGTATATGTTGCAGAGGCAGACAATAACAAAATCCGTAAAATATCTGCACAAGGTATTGTAAGTACTTTTGCCGGAGATGGTGGTTGGGGAAAGCAGGATGGAGAAGGTAAGAATGCACGTTTTATGTATCCATGGGGAATTGCAATAGATACTGAAGATAATGTATATGTATCCGAATTAGGTGGACACAGGGTACGCAAAATAACACCGGATGGCGTAGTGAGTACTTTAGCAGGAAATGGAGATGCCGGTAGCTTAGATGGAACAGGTACCGAAGCGAGATTTATTGCTCCAAGCAGTCTGGTGGTGGATGGCACAGGTACGGTGTATGTTGCAGATACTCGGAATAATAAGATTCGCAAAATAACTCCAGAAGGTGTAGTGAGCACATTAGCAGGTAAAAACACTTCCGGATTTGCTGATGGTGCTGGCGCTGATGCTATGTTCAGCAACCCATCCGGGATAGCAATAGATGCCAATGGAAATTTATTTGTAGCGGATTATTATAATGATAAAATCCGAAAAATAACGCCCGATGGTACAGTAAGTACCTTTGCAGGATCAACAGACGGACGAACTAATGGAGATTTGAGTGTAGCAAAGTTCAGTAACCCATATGGCATTGCCATAGATGCAGAAGGCAATATGTATATAGGTGAAGAGGGCAATAATGTTATTCGTAAAATTTCAAAAGAAGGTATTGTTAGTACATATGCAGGCACGGGTGGCATAGGAGATAAAGATGGCAATGCCACTAGTGCTAATTTTTATAATCCTCATGGTATTGCTGTTGATGCTGCCGGGAATGTCTATGTTGCTGATATTAGAAATCATAAAATCAGAAAAGTAACACAACAAGGAATAGTAAGTACAATAGGAGGTATTGGTTATGCCAGATCAGTAGATGGTACTGTTCCCAATGTTCGATTTAAAAGCCCTACTGGTGTGACAATAAATGAGCAGGGTATTATTTATATAGCTGACGAGATCAAGATCCGTAAGCTGACTCCTGCCGGAGTGGCTACCACCCTTGCCGGTTCTGATAAATATGGCAGTTCAGATGGCACAGGAGCGGAAGCAACCTTTAATGATATAAAAGGTATTACAATTGATGCCATTGGAAATCTATTTGTTACTGATGATCATAAAATAAGAAAAATTACTCCTGAAGGTATTGTTACCACCTTTGCCGGATCAGATACTGAGGGATTTGTCGATGGCAATGGCACTGATGCTCTTTTTGACAATCCATTTGGATTGACTATTGATGCGAAGGGTAATCTTTATGTTGCTGACCAATACAATAACAGTATTCGTAAAATTACACCCAATGGAGATGTAAGCACATTTGCAGGTGCCAAGCAAGGGGGCTACAAAGATGGCAAGGGCTTGGATGCTCGCTTTTCATCACCTCATGGTATAGGTATAGATAAAAACGGTAACCTCTATGTGGCAGATAAAAGCAACCATAGGATACGTAAAATTAATCCTGAGGGGGAAGTCTCTACATTAGCAGGTTCTATGTTTCAGGAATCCTGGGATGGTACAGGTGCCTCTGCAGCATTTAGTTCAGCAGTTGGTATTTGTGTAGATAGTTCAGACAATGTGTATGTAACTCAGACTGGAACTGCAAATTTTAAAATCAGAAAAGTAACGCCCTCGGGAGTTGTAACCACCCTGGCGGGAAAAGGAATCCCAGGCTCACTAAATGGTCCCGCAGCTTCTGTCAGTTTTAATAATCCTGTCGGAATTACGATCGATGCCAATTACAATCTATACGTAGCAGATCAATACAATTTTCAGATACGTAAAATTTCTCTGCCTAATGATATAAAGGTATTGTATGCAGATAATGAAGTAGAATCACCAGTAGATTTTGGCACTGTAAAACCTGGTAAAACTAGTCCAGCTTTTACCTTCAGTATCGAGAACGGAACCGCTGCCTTGAAGCCCCTGTTTTTATCGGGCAAACCTTTGATTACCGTAAGCAGCAATGACTTTATTATAGACCTGAGCAATACTTCCTCTTCAGTTGGCTTTGGCGATTCTACTGAATTTTCAATAACCTTTAAACCAAGTACACTTGGCTTGAAAACAGCAACAGTGACAATACCAAACAACAATTTGGACGGAATTGACTTTACATTTGAAATCAAAGGATTTTCCGCTCCATTTGTAGATGGCATTAGCTCATCCAGCTCTTCATTGGTAAGTTGTTATCCGAATCCGGCAAGTACCAGGGTAATTATAGAAAGCCCAGTGGAAATGTTGCTGGAAGTATATTCATCTGACGGAAATAAACTGATGGAGCAAATGATGGAAAGAGGTGAAAATAGTGTGAACATTGAAACTCTTTCAAGAGGCTTATACTTATTCAAAATGCCATTAATAGGAAAGAGTATAAAGGTGATAAAAAACTAA
- a CDS encoding AAA-like domain-containing protein, which produces MIAQEKILKPYTIIPDHLYVQRDADRQVLQVIQDMGRPGYVLVARQMGKTNLLINAKSKLQTKNDIFLYVDLSNSYETSRECFRGIIDKAVETNFETFGGIYEVIEDNRNKKLLPPHTEHGQELRLLLKTISGKLVIILDEIDALTKAKFSDEIFAQIRSIYFERINFTEYNRLTYLLSGVVEPTEIIKNPKISPFNIGQKIFLNDFTYGEFNDFCRKANLILPEKILLRVFDWTSGNPRMTYDVCSEVESYILKGHDIDISLIDRIIEDIYLTAFDKAPIDHIRELVEIDNEIRQAIVQIRYHKGNVLSDEIKKKLYLAGIINSDFQSSKIEIKNKIIDKALSESWIESVEKKKKGVLKLALERYSSKEFNEVIKLYEGSIEDIENLSGNDIAPLAFSYFETQKYSKAIPFLLKIQYDKKGFPEAYYETLYAVGISYAIVGDYPNAIRVFSEIVDEYPSGKYYFQSRVNLSSSYFQLNYQENKELIISFDTQTIEELNRSSNPERDKFLTIAYYNLCQLFESLNDSLIAKEYIKKALDVCPLESKSQVLLKWVLLEEDNVEKKNALTQTVDLIIKNNYKPEEANINNLLSVTHELIDILLYELYRMELLEGFESLLNYIIKLENSEEREVYIYKIAIQLLSKGEHELCQKVIRPLFEMQDESFPNLATFNAFRIYTIISPLSNWTVFAPLYVNYFYQNYMKLTLSDIDFKILYFYLLENLERKRYEEIRKMVNILTSIVEFIDDQVKINFVSILYIELLSLAKMGFPHAQVSKAREILSLCSKYKNVKRDQYDFMNATTLEHIEKYSSKLIGDYGFRPHPNFSSYDRNDKLKIQYLNGEIKEKKFKQVEEDLRAGLCRIISSQ; this is translated from the coding sequence ATGATTGCTCAAGAAAAAATATTAAAGCCATATACAATTATTCCTGATCATCTCTATGTTCAAAGGGATGCTGATCGTCAAGTTTTACAAGTAATTCAGGATATGGGTAGGCCCGGATATGTTTTAGTTGCAAGGCAAATGGGTAAAACTAATTTACTTATTAATGCTAAAAGTAAACTTCAAACTAAAAATGATATATTTCTTTATGTTGATCTTTCAAATTCCTATGAAACATCAAGAGAATGTTTTAGAGGAATTATTGACAAAGCAGTTGAAACCAACTTTGAAACTTTTGGAGGAATTTATGAAGTAATAGAAGATAATAGGAATAAGAAATTACTTCCTCCGCATACTGAGCATGGCCAAGAACTAAGATTATTGTTAAAAACAATTTCAGGAAAGTTAGTAATAATTTTAGATGAAATTGATGCTTTGACCAAGGCGAAATTTTCAGATGAAATTTTTGCTCAAATAAGAAGTATATATTTTGAAAGAATTAATTTCACTGAATATAATAGATTGACCTACCTTCTTTCTGGTGTTGTTGAGCCGACGGAAATTATAAAAAATCCTAAAATTTCTCCTTTTAATATAGGTCAGAAAATTTTCTTAAACGACTTTACATATGGGGAGTTTAATGATTTTTGTAGGAAAGCTAATTTGATTTTGCCAGAAAAAATTCTTTTAAGAGTTTTTGATTGGACTAGCGGAAATCCTCGAATGACCTATGATGTATGCTCTGAAGTTGAAAGTTATATTTTGAAGGGACATGATATCGATATAAGTCTTATAGACAGGATAATTGAAGATATTTACCTAACGGCTTTTGATAAAGCTCCCATTGATCATATTAGAGAGTTAGTTGAAATTGATAATGAAATTAGGCAGGCTATAGTTCAAATCAGATATCATAAGGGAAATGTCTTAAGTGATGAAATTAAAAAAAAGTTATACTTAGCGGGAATTATTAATTCAGACTTTCAATCATCAAAAATTGAAATTAAGAATAAGATTATAGATAAAGCACTATCAGAATCTTGGATTGAAAGTGTTGAGAAGAAGAAAAAGGGAGTATTAAAACTTGCATTGGAAAGATACTCGTCAAAAGAATTTAATGAAGTAATTAAACTTTACGAAGGGTCTATCGAAGATATTGAGAATTTGTCAGGAAATGACATAGCGCCGCTTGCTTTTAGTTATTTTGAAACACAAAAATATAGCAAGGCAATTCCTTTCCTCTTAAAAATTCAATACGATAAGAAAGGTTTTCCTGAAGCTTACTATGAAACATTATATGCGGTAGGGATAAGTTATGCAATAGTTGGGGATTATCCAAACGCCATACGTGTATTTAGTGAAATAGTAGATGAGTATCCTTCAGGCAAGTACTATTTTCAGTCTAGGGTTAATTTAAGTAGTTCATATTTTCAATTAAATTATCAAGAGAATAAGGAATTGATAATTTCTTTTGATACGCAAACAATTGAAGAATTAAATAGATCATCTAATCCAGAACGCGATAAGTTTTTAACGATCGCATATTATAATTTATGTCAGCTATTCGAGTCATTAAACGATTCGCTAATAGCGAAAGAATATATAAAGAAGGCTTTAGATGTTTGTCCGCTTGAATCAAAATCCCAGGTTTTATTGAAATGGGTGTTGTTAGAGGAAGATAATGTTGAAAAGAAAAATGCGCTAACACAAACTGTAGATCTAATTATTAAGAACAACTATAAACCTGAGGAAGCGAATATTAATAATCTATTATCTGTTACCCATGAATTAATTGATATTTTATTATATGAACTTTATAGAATGGAATTGTTAGAAGGTTTTGAAAGTCTATTAAATTATATAATAAAACTTGAAAATTCAGAGGAAAGAGAAGTCTATATTTATAAAATAGCAATACAATTACTGTCTAAAGGAGAGCATGAATTATGTCAAAAGGTTATAAGACCTTTATTTGAAATGCAGGATGAATCTTTCCCAAATTTAGCTACTTTTAATGCATTTAGGATTTATACCATTATTTCTCCTTTAAGCAATTGGACTGTATTTGCACCTCTTTATGTGAATTATTTTTATCAAAATTATATGAAGCTTACTTTAAGTGACATAGACTTTAAAATTTTATATTTTTATCTTCTTGAAAATTTAGAAAGGAAAAGGTATGAAGAGATACGAAAGATGGTAAACATCTTAACTTCTATAGTTGAGTTTATAGATGATCAAGTGAAAATTAATTTTGTCAGTATACTTTATATAGAGCTATTATCACTTGCTAAGATGGGGTTTCCACACGCTCAAGTTTCGAAGGCAAGGGAGATATTATCTTTATGTTCTAAGTATAAGAATGTAAAAAGAGATCAATACGATTTTATGAATGCTACTACCCTGGAACATATTGAAAAGTACTCTTCTAAATTAATTGGTGATTACGGTTTTCGGCCACATCCGAATTTTTCTTCATATGATAGAAATGATAAACTTAAAATTCAATACCTTAATGGGGAAATAAAAGAGAAAAAGTTTAAACAAGTCGAAGAGGATTTAAGGGCAGGGCTATGTAGAATAATATCATCCCAATAG
- a CDS encoding REP-associated tyrosine transposase, translating to MAGDRYIISDQHVPYFITCTVIKWIDLFTRKDYRDIIVDSLNYCSREKHVTIYAWVIMSNHIHLALKASPPGDMSSFLRDFKKYTSKKFITTMDSINESRSEWLKDKFSFEAKRTRRAENYKIWMDSNHAIELASIDIMEKINYIHNNPVRAGLVENPEYYLHSSARDYAGRKGLVKVSVI from the coding sequence ATGGCAGGAGACAGATACATCATTTCTGATCAACATGTTCCTTATTTTATTACCTGTACAGTAATAAAATGGATAGATTTATTTACCAGAAAAGACTACCGTGATATCATTGTTGATTCTTTAAATTATTGTTCCAGGGAAAAGCATGTTACAATTTATGCTTGGGTGATAATGAGTAATCATATACATTTGGCATTAAAAGCTTCGCCACCAGGGGATATGTCTTCGTTTCTCAGAGATTTTAAGAAATATACATCAAAGAAGTTTATTACAACTATGGATTCTATTAATGAGAGCAGATCTGAATGGTTGAAAGATAAGTTTTCTTTTGAAGCAAAGAGAACTAGACGAGCTGAAAATTATAAAATATGGATGGATAGCAATCATGCTATTGAACTAGCCAGTATTGATATAATGGAAAAGATAAATTACATACATAATAATCCAGTTCGCGCTGGACTGGTGGAGAATCCGGAATATTATTTACACAGCAGCGCCAGGGATTATGCAGGAAGAAAGGGGCTGGTAAAGGTGAGTGTTATTTGA